In Corythoichthys intestinalis isolate RoL2023-P3 chromosome 11, ASM3026506v1, whole genome shotgun sequence, a single genomic region encodes these proteins:
- the LOC130924468 gene encoding uncharacterized protein LOC130924468, protein MRTAQFSSLKVLGRWEKYKSVKAGYKLTQKVLARALIKLQSVGLIMEVVNANTVTGLRLLLITTGKEEHRDTETCRAVFKRPYLSMAHMASFRMSLWDSLMCRKHKSTCWSSWRSLFICFGTNFSKDVSSEARKNKALEWLTGRTGKGAESRRVERRWRGIGTCTSREADQKMQGIERGYVIVERRGSHPGKPTSIICTA, encoded by the coding sequence ATGAGGACGGCCCAATTCTCAAGCCTGAAGGTGCTAGGCAGGTGGGAGAAGTACAAGTCCGTCAAGGCCggctacaagttgacccagaaggtgcTGGCACGCGCTTTGATCAAGTTGCAGAGCGTCGGGCTCATTATGGAGGTCGTCAACGCCAACACGGTCACGGGGCTGAGGCTCCTCTTGATCACGACAGGCAAGGAGGAACACAGGGACACGGAGACATGCCGGGCGGTCTTCAAGCGACCATATCTCTCCATGGCCCACATGGCGTCCTTCAGAATGTCACTGTGGGACTCCCTGATGTGCAGGAAGCACAAGAGCACCTGCTGGAGTTCCTGGCGGTCCCTCTTCATCTGTTTTGGTACAaacttctccaaggatgtgTCATCAGAAGCGAGGAAGAACAAGGCCTTGGAGTGGCTGACCGGCAGGACAGGAAAAGGAGCAGAGTCGAGGAGGGTAGAAAGGAGATGGCGAGGAATAGGAACTTGTACAAGTCGAGAAGCTGACCAGAAAATGCAAGGCATAGAAAGAGGCTATGTGATTGTAGAAAGACGAGGCTCACATCCTGGTAAACCCACATCAATTATATGCACTGCCTGA